One Methanobacterium sp. genomic region harbors:
- the uvrB gene encoding excinuclease ABC subunit UvrB, whose translation MTGFKLNSNYKPLGDQPKAINSLVNGINDGLKHQTLLGVTGSGKTFTMANVIKEVNKPTLVMSHNKTLAAQLYEEFKEFFPENAVEYFVSYYDYYQPEAYIPHTDTFIDKEASINDEIDQMRHSATQSLLSRDDVIVVSSVSCIYGIGSPEDYGDHLLHMRVGETMEREEILSKLVHIQYERNDIDFTRGKFRARGDVIEIFPVHGSLPVRIELFGDEIDGISYIDPLRGNAAKKIDRITIFPAKHFVISDSKMQKALNGIETELEDRLTILRSQNKLLEAQRLEQRTRFDMEMLQEMGYCPGVENYSLHLSGRKWGSMPHTLIKYFPENFLTIIDESHVTVPQIGGMYAGDRARKDSLVNYGFRLPSARENRPLNFEEFESIMNQVIYVSATPANYELAKSQNTVEQIIRPTGLIDPKVIIKPVKGQVDHLLGEVQKRIKKNQRILVTTLTKKMAEDLTDYYAKIGVKVRYLHSEISTLERIEIIDDLRRGEFDCLVGVNLLREGLDLPEVSLIGILDADKEGFLRSETSLIQTIGRAARNVEGEVVIYADEITKSVESAVRITNNRRKLQIEYNKKHNITPKTVVRSIKEKEKKDKIELIDDIESMPKDELRLLIKDLEHEMTLAAKKLDFEKAAKLRDKISILEGVSK comes from the coding sequence ATGACAGGATTTAAACTCAATTCAAATTATAAACCATTGGGAGATCAGCCAAAAGCAATAAATTCGCTTGTAAATGGTATAAATGATGGATTAAAGCATCAAACATTACTTGGAGTTACAGGATCCGGAAAAACATTTACCATGGCAAATGTGATTAAAGAAGTAAATAAACCCACATTGGTCATGTCACACAATAAAACACTTGCTGCACAGCTTTATGAAGAATTTAAAGAATTTTTCCCTGAAAATGCTGTGGAATATTTTGTAAGTTATTATGACTACTACCAGCCAGAAGCATATATCCCCCATACAGACACTTTTATAGATAAGGAAGCCAGTATAAATGACGAAATAGACCAGATGAGACACTCAGCAACACAATCACTGCTTTCAAGGGATGATGTGATAGTAGTTTCAAGTGTCTCATGTATATATGGTATTGGATCTCCTGAGGACTATGGAGATCACTTGCTGCATATGAGAGTTGGAGAAACGATGGAACGAGAGGAAATATTATCAAAACTCGTCCATATCCAGTATGAAAGAAATGATATAGATTTTACAAGGGGGAAATTTAGAGCTAGGGGAGATGTTATAGAGATATTTCCAGTTCACGGGTCACTTCCTGTAAGGATAGAACTTTTTGGAGATGAGATAGATGGAATATCTTATATAGACCCTTTGAGGGGAAATGCAGCTAAAAAAATCGATAGAATAACCATATTTCCTGCAAAGCACTTTGTTATTTCTGATAGTAAAATGCAGAAGGCATTAAACGGAATTGAAACCGAACTGGAAGATAGGTTAACTATTTTAAGGTCTCAAAATAAATTACTGGAAGCACAACGCCTTGAACAGAGAACAAGGTTTGACATGGAAATGCTTCAGGAAATGGGATATTGTCCTGGAGTTGAAAATTATTCGCTGCATTTAAGCGGCAGAAAATGGGGCAGTATGCCTCACACACTTATAAAATATTTTCCGGAGAATTTTTTAACTATAATTGATGAATCTCACGTTACAGTGCCTCAAATTGGTGGGATGTATGCTGGAGATCGTGCACGTAAGGATTCACTTGTAAATTATGGATTCAGGCTTCCATCGGCTCGTGAAAATCGCCCGCTCAATTTTGAGGAGTTTGAAAGTATAATGAATCAGGTGATTTATGTTTCTGCAACTCCTGCAAATTATGAACTCGCAAAAAGTCAGAATACTGTAGAACAGATTATAAGACCTACAGGGCTCATTGATCCAAAGGTGATAATCAAACCAGTTAAAGGGCAGGTAGATCACCTTTTAGGGGAAGTTCAAAAAAGGATTAAGAAAAATCAGAGAATACTGGTAACTACATTAACTAAAAAAATGGCAGAAGACCTTACAGATTATTATGCAAAAATTGGAGTTAAAGTAAGGTACCTCCACTCAGAAATAAGTACGCTGGAACGTATTGAAATTATCGATGACCTCAGACGTGGTGAATTCGACTGTCTTGTGGGAGTAAACTTACTCAGGGAAGGACTGGACCTTCCAGAGGTATCTTTAATCGGAATTCTTGATGCAGATAAAGAAGGATTTCTCCGTTCTGAAACATCACTTATCCAGACAATAGGGCGGGCAGCAAGGAACGTAGAAGGAGAAGTAGTTATATATGCTGATGAAATCACAAAATCTGTAGAATCGGCAGTTAGAATTACTAACAATAGGAGAAAACTGCAGATTGAATATAATAAAAAGCACAATATAACACCAAAAACTGTGGTAAGATCCATTAAGGAAAAAGAGAAAAAAGATAAAATTGAATTAATAGATGATATTGAAAGCATGCCAAAAGATGAACTTCGCTTACTTATTAAAGATTTAGAGCATGAAATGACATTGGCAGCAAAGAAACTTGATTTTGAAAAAGCTGCAAAGCTTAGAGATAAAATCAGCATTCTAGAAGGGGTTTCGAAGTAA
- a CDS encoding methanogen output domain 1-containing protein yields the protein MQSFKILVVEDESIVAMDIKHRLENMGYIVPAITSSGEEAVEKASETNPDLVLMDIVLKGEMDGIDAAQQIKDNLDIPVVYLTAYSDERTLKRAKITGPFGYIIKPFEDRELHSAIEVALYKYEMESKLKENEKWLSTTLESIGDAVITTDKDGYITFMNPIAQKITEWKQDEALGKPLESIFKIINEETGNPVESPVTEVLQKGSITGMKDHTILITKNGRQIPINDTSSPIKDDKNNINGIVLIFQDITERKNAEKEKEQLLKEKARGELFGFLLSAMPVFASNIPPQIRNNIAKSFSDRFEINMKPKFEEGTPNLNENILNYYTKWIKGFLSNLGIEAEATLENHQNYLKFSNCPWEKEAEYSPMFCMICRIIILRSFTWTSIKGNVEQISCMAEGSNKCTFEFILAKDHILK from the coding sequence ATGCAGTCTTTTAAAATTCTTGTTGTTGAAGATGAAAGTATTGTAGCCATGGATATCAAACACAGGCTGGAAAATATGGGTTATATCGTGCCTGCAATCACGTCTTCAGGTGAGGAAGCAGTAGAGAAAGCTTCGGAAACTAATCCTGATCTAGTACTTATGGATATTGTACTAAAGGGAGAGATGGACGGTATTGATGCTGCTCAACAAATAAAAGATAATCTTGACATCCCTGTTGTATATTTAACAGCATATTCAGATGAAAGAACTCTTAAAAGAGCTAAAATAACTGGCCCTTTTGGTTACATCATTAAACCCTTTGAAGATAGAGAGCTGCACAGTGCCATTGAAGTTGCGCTCTACAAGTATGAAATGGAAAGTAAATTAAAAGAAAATGAAAAATGGCTTTCAACAACTCTTGAAAGTATTGGTGATGCCGTAATTACCACTGATAAAGATGGGTATATCACATTCATGAACCCTATTGCTCAAAAGATAACCGAATGGAAACAGGATGAAGCTTTAGGAAAACCATTGGAAAGCATTTTTAAAATTATTAATGAAGAAACTGGCAATCCTGTAGAAAGTCCCGTTACTGAAGTGCTTCAAAAAGGCTCTATAACAGGTATGAAAGACCACACTATTTTGATAACTAAAAATGGGAGACAAATACCAATTAATGATACAAGTTCCCCTATTAAAGATGATAAAAATAATATAAATGGTATTGTACTTATATTTCAGGATATAACCGAACGTAAAAATGCTGAAAAAGAAAAAGAACAGCTTTTAAAAGAAAAAGCTAGAGGTGAACTTTTCGGTTTTCTTTTAAGTGCTATGCCTGTATTTGCATCAAATATACCTCCCCAGATAAGAAATAATATTGCAAAAAGTTTTTCAGACCGTTTTGAAATAAATATGAAACCAAAGTTTGAAGAAGGTACACCCAATTTAAATGAAAATATCTTAAATTATTATACTAAATGGATAAAAGGATTTCTATCAAATCTAGGTATTGAAGCAGAGGCTACATTAGAAAATCACCAAAATTATCTTAAATTTTCAAATTGTCCCTGGGAAAAAGAAGCAGAATACAGTCCTATGTTCTGCATGATATGTAGAATAATTATATTACGTAGTTTTACATGGACATCTATTAAAGGCAATGTGGAACAGATATCATGCATGGCTGAAGGTTCAAATAAATGTACATTTGAATTTATACTGGCCAAAGACCATATACTTAAATAA
- a CDS encoding DUF169 domain-containing protein encodes MSTSPLAVYSSETIPEGAVPMCSLDRCVAKAIMLTSINENQPPLYIGKDTLRGCCPGSMTYLGFTKPLEFIKYFVSTGSEKFRNGEAEYLKAGPEYVEGFLESIGEIKPLGKYLIIQRCEDIKNNIDVKSIICFGNGEQIRNLSSIIHFRTKNPFNAISMAFGPSCATFVTYPAGMAEKVPKDTAFVGPVDPTGNVWFPPEYMVIGIPLKIAEGMHEDLNNSFAVKRPQVASPKTRDNIIS; translated from the coding sequence TTGAGTACAAGCCCTTTAGCTGTTTATAGTTCTGAAACGATCCCTGAAGGGGCAGTACCAATGTGTTCTCTTGATCGTTGTGTTGCTAAAGCCATAATGTTAACATCTATAAATGAAAATCAACCTCCACTATATATTGGGAAAGATACACTTAGGGGCTGTTGCCCTGGTTCAATGACATATCTTGGATTTACCAAACCTCTTGAATTTATTAAATATTTTGTTTCTACTGGAAGTGAAAAATTTAGGAACGGCGAAGCAGAATATCTTAAAGCTGGACCTGAGTATGTTGAAGGATTTTTAGAATCCATTGGGGAAATAAAACCACTTGGGAAATATCTTATAATACAGAGATGTGAAGATATAAAAAATAATATTGATGTTAAATCAATCATCTGCTTTGGTAATGGAGAACAAATAAGAAATTTAAGCAGTATTATACACTTTAGAACTAAAAACCCATTTAATGCGATTAGTATGGCTTTTGGTCCTTCATGTGCGACTTTTGTTACTTACCCTGCAGGAATGGCTGAAAAGGTCCCAAAAGATACTGCATTTGTGGGCCCTGTAGACCCAACTGGAAATGTATGGTTCCCTCCAGAATACATGGTTATTGGCATACCATTAAAAATTGCAGAAGGGATGCATGAAGATTTGAATAATTCCTTCGCTGTAAAAAGGCCGCAAGTTGCTTCACCTAAAACAAGAGATAATATAATTTCTTAA
- the uvrC gene encoding excinuclease ABC subunit UvrC — protein sequence MSNRCSNPDNLPDRPGVYIMRNIDDDVIYVGKAKSLIKRVKSYFSRSELPLKTKLLMSHFHNLEYIITDTEKEALILESNLIKKYKPKYNIRLKDDKRYPYIKITNEKFPRILITRNVRDDGAFYYGPFTDVGSVRRMVKSLKAIFKIRACRKMDGPCLNYQIHLCSAPCGGKITETSYNEIVEKINLFFEGKYNKIIDMLNEMMTEAAENHEFEKAAVLRDQILSVDSILEKQKIEFDRGLEQDVIACSYDEKLACVVVFSIRDGKIIGKDDFLMSGTEGTLPDKILSAFLKQYYMSPRHVPSEIIIQYKPDEKDLIEEWLSSNQEYEVALRTPQNVTETRLVQMVAKNAEIIKNQEKEVRNTLLDLKKYIRLPKIPRHIECFDISNISGKHAVGSMVVFEDGMPKKSKYRKFKVDIPGPDDYAMMKDVLSRRYSRIATGDNDKKPDLIIVDGGKGQLNVAVDVLKSVNLDDIPAIGLAKEFEHVFVPNNSSPIILPRNSEALHLLQRIRDEAHRFAVTYHKKLRSRELKYSMLDGIKGVGEKRKIKLLKHFGDINSIKNASVEEIASVESINKNLAFTIYKHLHKSSAA from the coding sequence ATGTCAAATCGTTGCAGTAACCCTGATAATTTGCCTGATAGACCCGGTGTATATATAATGAGAAATATTGATGACGATGTAATCTACGTTGGAAAGGCTAAATCATTAATTAAAAGAGTCAAATCTTATTTCAGCAGATCAGAATTACCTTTAAAAACAAAATTACTCATGAGTCATTTTCATAACTTAGAGTATATTATAACAGATACAGAAAAAGAAGCACTTATTCTGGAATCCAATCTCATAAAAAAGTACAAACCAAAATATAACATTCGATTAAAGGATGACAAAAGATATCCCTACATTAAAATAACCAACGAAAAGTTCCCAAGGATTCTAATTACAAGAAATGTTAGAGATGATGGTGCATTTTACTACGGGCCATTTACAGATGTCGGATCCGTAAGAAGAATGGTCAAATCGTTAAAAGCTATTTTTAAAATAAGGGCCTGCAGGAAAATGGACGGCCCATGTCTCAACTATCAAATTCATCTTTGCAGTGCTCCATGCGGAGGCAAAATAACTGAAACATCTTACAATGAAATCGTGGAGAAAATTAACCTGTTCTTTGAGGGCAAATATAATAAAATAATTGATATGTTAAATGAAATGATGACAGAAGCTGCAGAAAACCATGAATTCGAAAAGGCCGCAGTACTGCGGGATCAAATTTTATCTGTAGACAGCATCCTTGAAAAACAGAAAATAGAATTTGATAGAGGCCTTGAACAAGATGTAATTGCCTGTTCATACGATGAAAAATTAGCTTGTGTAGTTGTATTTTCCATAAGAGACGGTAAAATTATCGGAAAAGACGATTTCTTAATGAGTGGAACTGAAGGCACATTACCTGATAAAATCCTTTCAGCATTTCTAAAACAGTACTATATGAGCCCAAGACATGTACCGTCAGAAATTATTATACAGTACAAACCTGATGAAAAGGATCTAATTGAAGAATGGTTGTCTTCCAACCAAGAGTATGAAGTAGCTCTTAGAACTCCTCAAAATGTAACAGAAACCCGTTTAGTTCAGATGGTCGCTAAAAATGCAGAAATAATTAAGAATCAGGAAAAAGAAGTAAGAAATACTTTGCTGGATCTTAAAAAATATATTAGACTTCCCAAAATTCCAAGACATATTGAATGTTTTGATATTTCCAATATCAGCGGCAAACATGCAGTGGGATCGATGGTTGTTTTTGAAGACGGCATGCCTAAAAAAAGTAAATATCGAAAATTTAAAGTAGACATTCCTGGTCCTGATGATTATGCCATGATGAAAGATGTTTTAAGCAGAAGGTACAGCAGGATCGCCACTGGAGATAATGATAAAAAACCAGATCTTATCATAGTAGATGGAGGAAAAGGACAGCTCAACGTGGCAGTAGATGTTTTAAAATCAGTTAATTTAGATGATATACCTGCTATTGGGTTAGCTAAAGAATTTGAGCATGTATTTGTCCCAAATAATTCAAGCCCTATAATTTTACCTAGAAATTCTGAAGCATTACATCTCCTGCAGAGAATAAGAGATGAAGCACATAGATTTGCAGTTACTTACCATAAAAAACTTAGATCTCGCGAATTGAAGTATTCTATGCTCGACGGGATAAAAGGAGTGGGAGAAAAACGGAAAATAAAACTGCTTAAACATTTTGGTGACATTAACAGCATAAAAAATGCCAGTGTTGAGGAGATAGCAAGTGTTGAAAGCATAAATAAAAACCTGGCATTTACTATCTACAAACATCTGCACAAAAGCAGCGCCGCTTAA